In one window of Cellulophaga sp. HaHa_2_95 DNA:
- a CDS encoding Rrf2 family transcriptional regulator, translating to MLSKKTKYGLKALTFLAQQEGKKPVQISEIANAENISQKFLETILLSLRKTGFLGSKKGKGGGYYLIKDPAEIQMASVMRVLEGPISMVPCVSLNFYEKCDDCPDEAACGVHKLMLQVRDSNLEIYRNTSLADLIA from the coding sequence ATGCTATCAAAAAAGACGAAATACGGATTAAAAGCACTTACCTTCTTGGCACAACAGGAAGGCAAGAAACCAGTGCAAATTTCTGAAATAGCAAACGCTGAAAACATCTCTCAAAAGTTTTTAGAAACCATTTTATTATCCTTACGAAAAACAGGCTTTTTAGGAAGTAAAAAAGGTAAAGGTGGTGGGTATTATTTAATAAAAGACCCTGCAGAAATTCAGATGGCTTCTGTGATGCGGGTATTGGAAGGCCCCATCTCCATGGTACCTTGTGTAAGTCTTAATTTCTATGAAAAATGTGATGATTGCCCTGATGAAGCTGCATGCGGTGTGCATAAATTAATGCTTCAGGTTAGGGATAGTAATCTCGAAATATATAGAAATACCAGTCTAGCAGATTTGATAGCTTAA